The nucleotide sequence GCGGACTTTCAGCCTTTGGTCAATCCGCTGCCGCAAATCAATCATTATTTCGTAGAAGGCGAAACGGTACAGATCGGGCGCTATGAATATGAAGTGATTTTTACGCCCGGCCATTCGGACGGTATGGTGTGCTTTTACAACAGAGAAAAGAATGTCTTGCTGTCGGCCGACCATATCCTGCCGAACATCTCGCCGAATATTTCTTATTGGTACCATGGCGACGAAAATCCGCTGGCTTCGTATTTAACTTCTTTGGAGAAAATTAGGATGTTGGATGCTGAATTTGTCATCCCGTCTCATGGCAAACCGTTTTACGACGCCAATAGCCGGATAGCGGAACTGAAAACGCATCATGCCGAACGGCTGGAGGAGACGGCTGATGTGCTCCGCGAAACTGCTACGGTCTACGGGGCGTGTGAACTGCTTTTCAAGCGGCCATTGACGGTCCATGAAATGCGTTTTGCAGTCGGGGAAACGCTGGCTCATTTGGAGTATTTGCGCCATGCTGGAGAGTGTGAACGTGAAATGGACAACGGTGTTTGGCAGTATAGGAGACGCTGAAGTAAATCTCTGCTTTGGGCAATTGGCATATCCC is from Planococcus liqunii and encodes:
- a CDS encoding MBL fold metallo-hydrolase, with the protein product MLDQLGIESIRIDLPFRLNHVNCFMAEGEKGWTIIDAGLNNDSTRELWERQIGKRDVADLLITHYHPDHFGYAGGLQKKTGAKVSMTKTDANSGLSSWQSEFLETMPAHYKASGVPNGKSSEMAGNTADFQPLVNPLPQINHYFVEGETVQIGRYEYEVIFTPGHSDGMVCFYNREKNVLLSADHILPNISPNISYWYHGDENPLASYLTSLEKIRMLDAEFVIPSHGKPFYDANSRIAELKTHHAERLEETADVLRETATVYGACELLFKRPLTVHEMRFAVGETLAHLEYLRHAGECEREMDNGVWQYRRR